DNA from Dietzia lutea:
GCCCACGGTGGGCCCGAGGACGTGGACCGCGCCGTGGCCGCCGCCCGCCGCACGTTCGACGACGGCGCCTGGGCCACCATGAAGCCGCGCGAGCGCGAGCAGATCCTCTGGCGCATCGGCGATCTGCTCGACGCCAAGGCCGAGCTGTTCGGGCAGATCGAGGCGCTCGACAACGGCAAGTCCGTCGCGATCGCCACCGCAGTCGACGTGGCGTGGGCCGCCGACGTATTCCGCTACTACGCCGGCTGGGCCACCAAGATCGAGGGCTCCACGGTCAACGTATCCATGCCGTTCGCCGGCGACAAGCAGTTCCACGCCTACACCCAGCGCGTCCCCGTGGGCGTGTGCGGTCAGATCATCCCGTGGAACTTCCCGCTGCTCATGGCCGCGTGGAAGCTCGGCCCCGCCCTGGCGACCGGCAACACCCTCGTGCTCAAGCCCGCCGAGCAGACCCCGCTCACGGCCCTCCTGCTCGGCGAGATCTGCCAGGAGGCCGGCGTGCCCGACGGCGTGGTCAACATCATCACCGGGTTCGGCGACGCCGGCGCCGCGATCTCCGCCCACGACGACGTGGACAAGGTCGCCTTCACCGGCTCCACCGAGGTGGGCAGGCTCATCGTGGACGCCGCCAAGGGCAACCTCAAGAAGGTCTCCCTCGAGTTGGGCGGCAAGAGCGCCAACATCGTGTTCGCCGACTGCGACTGGGACGCCGCGGTCGCCGGCTCGGTCGCCGCGTGGATGTTCAACCACGGTCAGGCGTGCACCGCCGGCACCCGCCTGTACGTCGAGGACTCGATCTACGAGGAGTTCACCCAGGCCGTCGCCGACGCCGCCTCGCAGGCCACCATCGGCCACGGGCTCGACCCCGACACGGTGCTCGGGCCCGTCGTGGACCAGGACCAGTTCGACAAGGTCTCCTACTATCTGCGCGCCGGCATCGAGGACGGCGGTCGCACCCTCACCGGCGGCGCCCGTCACGGCGACACCGGCTTCTTCATCCAGCCCACGGTGTTCGTGGACGTCAAGCCCGAGGACCGCGTGGTGCGCGAGGAGATCTTCGGCCCCGTCGTCTCGGCCCTGCGGTTCTCCGACGTCGACGACGCGGTCCGCCAGGCCAACGACTCGATGTACGGCCTCGCCGCCGGCATCTGGACCAAGGACCTGTCCAAGGCGCACCACGTCGCCAGCCGACTCCAGGCCGGGTCCGTGTGGGTCAACCAGTACAACGGCTTCGACACCGCCATGCCGTTCGGCGGGTTCAAGCAGTCGGGCTGGGGCCGCGAACTCGGTGCCGGCGCCCTGGACCTGTACACGCAGACCCGCTCGGTCAACATCCAGCTCTGACACGACCGGCCCACCCGGACCGGGACCCGGCGTCCCCGTGACCACTCCGGGGACGCCGGCGACTCCCCCTCCCTACCCGCCCGCTCGATTCGCACCACCCTTATTCACACCGCCCCGCGCTCACCGCGTGGTGCCCGCATCCCCCGCGCTCACACCTCGTCGCGACCGCACACCCCGAAAGGACCACCTCAGTGAAGACCAAGGCAGCCGTACTGTTCGACACCAACAAACCGTTCGAGATCATCGAGCTCGACCTGGACGACCCCGGCCCCGGCGAGGTGCTCATCAAGTACACGGCCGCCGGTCTGTGCCACTCCGACCTGCACCTGTCCGACGGCTCCCTGCCGCCCCGCTTCCCGATCGTGGGCGGGCACGAGGGCGCCGGGGTGATCGAAGCCGTCGGCGAGGGCGTCACCAAGGTCGAGCCCGGCGACCACGTGGTGTGCTCGTTCATCCCCAACTGCGGCGTCTGCCGCTACTGCTCGACCGGCCGGCAGAGCCTGTGCGACATGGGCGCAACGATCCTCGACGGCCACATGCCCGACGGCACGTTCCGCTTCCACTCGGGAGGCGAGGACTTCGGCGCCATGTGCATGCTCGGCACCTTCTCCGAGCGTTCGGTCATCTCGCAGCACTCGGTGGTCAAGGTCGACGACTGGCTTCCGCTGGACAAGGCCGTGCTCGTGGGCTGCGGCGTGCCCTCGGGCTGGGGTACCTCGGTCTACGCCGGCGGCGTCCGTCAGGGCGACACCGTGGTGATCTACGGCATCGGCGGCCTGGGCATCAACGCGGTCCAGGGCGCCGTCCACTCCGGCGCCCGCCATGTCGTGGTGGTGGATCCGGTGCAGTTCAAGCGCGACGAGGCGCTGAAGTTCGGCGCGACCCACGCGTTCGCCAGTGCGGCCGAGGCCCACGCCGAGGTCGAGAAGCTCACCTGGGGCCAGATGGCCGATCAGGCGCTGATCCTCGTCGGCACGCTCGAGGAGGAGGTCGTCTCCAGCGCCTTCGACGTGATCGGTAAGGGCGGCACCGTGGTGATCACCGGAATGGGCAGCATGACCGACAAGACGGTGCAGGTCAACGGCACGATGATGGCCCTGTTCGGCAAGACCATCAAGGGCACGCTCTTCGGTTCCGCCAACCCCCAGTACGACATCGTCAAGCTCCTGCGGCTGTACGACGAGGGCAAGCTCAAGCTCGACGAGCTCATCACCACCACGTACACGCTCGACGAGGTCAACCAGGGTTACCAGGATCTGCAGGACGGGAAGATCATGCGCGGCGTGATCATCCACGACTCCTGATCTCCCGCAGACCCCCCATAGACCGGAGCCGGTCGACCCCGCGGGACGGCGCCCCCCGCCTTCTCGATGATCGGCTCCTCCCCCGACGCGCGTCGCCTCACCCCCTGGGCGGCGCGCGTCGGTGCGTCAGCCGGCAGCTGTTCCCGGTCCAGCCCACAGCCGCTCCCGCCGATGCTCGGCAGCCGCTCCCGCCGATGGCGTCTCGCTCCCGCGGATGGCGTCTCGCTCCAGCCGACGGCGTCTCGCTCCCGCCGCCGCCCGCCCAGCCCACAGCCGCCCCTCACCATGGCGTCTCGCCTGCTCTTCGGTGTGCGCGAGGCGCCATGTTGGCGGGCGGCTGGGGCCGGGCGACTGTGCTCCCCGCGCATCGTGAGACGCGAGGCGCCATGTTGGCGGGCGGCTGGGTCCGGGCGACTGTGCTCCCCGCGCATCGTGAGACGCGAGACGCCATGTTGGCGGGCGGCTGTGGCCGGGCGACTGTGCTCCTCGCGCATCGTGACACGCGAGACGCCATGTTGGCGGGCGGCTATGGCTGGGCGACTGTGCTCCCCGCGCATCGTGACACGAGACGCCATGCCCGCGCGCGGCTGGGTCCGGGCGGCTGCGTCAGGGTGTGGGCGCGCCGCCGGTCACCGAGAGCGTGTTGCCGGTCGTGTACGACGACTCCTCCGAGGCCAGGTACACGTACGCGCCGGCCATCTCGACCGGCTGCCCCGGCCGGCCGAGCGGGTTCTTCTGCCCGAAGTACGGCAGCTTCTCCGGCTTCTGCCCGCCCGTCACCTGCAGCGCGGTCCAGAACGGGCCCGGCGCGACGGCGTTCACGCGGATCCCCCGCGGCGCGAGCTGCTGCGCGAGAGCCTTGGACATCGTGTTGACCGCGGCCCGCGAGGTCGCGTAGTCCACCAGACCCGGCGACGGCGTGTAGGCCTGCACCGACGAGGTGAAGATGACACTCGCCCCCGGCTGTAGGTGCCCGAGCGCCTCCTGCATCATCCAGAACGGCGCCGAGATGTTGACGTTCATGGTCTCCGCCCACTGCTCGGAGCTCAGGTCCTCGAGGTTCTCGACATAGGTCTGCCGGGCGGCGTTGAGCACCAGCACATCGATTCCACCAAGGCCGGCCACTGCGTCACGGACGATCCCCCGCGCCACCTCTTCGTCGCCGACGTCTCCGGGCAGCAGGACGCAGGTGCGGCCGGCCTCGCGGACCAGCCGGGCGACCTCGTCGGCATCGGACTGCTCGGAGGGCAGGTATCCGATCGCCACGTCGGCCCCTTCGCGTGCGTACGCGATCGCCACCGCGCGACCGATGCCCGAGTCGCCGCCGGTGATGAGCGCGCGGCGGCCGGTGAGCCTGCCGTGACCGACGTAGGACGTCTCACCGTGATCGGCCGGCGGCTGGAGCTCGGAAGCGAGCCCCGGCACCGGCTGGGACTGCATCGGGATGTCGACCTCGTACTTGGTGGTGGGGTCGGCGATCGGCTGGGCGTTCGGATCGGTGGTCACGGCAGGCCTCCTCGGAAGTCGGGAACTCGACCGTACGCCGCGATCGAACTGCGACACTGGGCGACATGCACAGCCGCCGTTCAGCCTTCCGCCCGTCCGCCGCTCGTCACGTCGCCGCGGCAGTGGCTTCGGTGCTCGTGGCAGCGGGACTCGTCGTCGTCCAGGGTGCCGCCACCACCGCACCGGCCGCGCACGCGGCGCCCACCTGGGGCACGTGCCCCGACACCGTGTCCACCCCCGGCGCGGTCTGCACGACGGTGACCGTGCCGCAGGACTACTCGCGGCCGGACGGCGAGACCATCGACGTCACCGTGTCCAAGCTCCCGGCCCGCGACCCGGACGCCCGGCGCGGGGTGCTGTTCGGCAACGCGGGAGGACCGGGCGGGGACTCCCTGACCTACTTCGACGACAACGAGCTCTTCACCTGGCCCGATGCCCTGCGCGACGAGTGGGATCTGATCGGCGTACAGCCCCGGGGACTCGCCCACGCCGGGCCACTGCAGTGCGCTCCGCTGAACCCGGCGGACGTCCTCATGTTGGCGACCAACGTCGGAGGAGCACACCGGGCGGTGTGCGAGTCGGTCAGCGGCGACGACTGGCGGCACCTGACCACCGAGAACACCGCCCGCGACTGGGAGCAGGTGCGACTGT
Protein-coding regions in this window:
- a CDS encoding SDR family oxidoreductase, encoding MTTDPNAQPIADPTTKYEVDIPMQSQPVPGLASELQPPADHGETSYVGHGRLTGRRALITGGDSGIGRAVAIAYAREGADVAIGYLPSEQSDADEVARLVREAGRTCVLLPGDVGDEEVARGIVRDAVAGLGGIDVLVLNAARQTYVENLEDLSSEQWAETMNVNISAPFWMMQEALGHLQPGASVIFTSSVQAYTPSPGLVDYATSRAAVNTMSKALAQQLAPRGIRVNAVAPGPFWTALQVTGGQKPEKLPYFGQKNPLGRPGQPVEMAGAYVYLASEESSYTTGNTLSVTGGAPTP
- a CDS encoding aldehyde dehydrogenase family protein → MTGTLSRDTGSAAHVDERLGAEAREFLARPHRLLIGGQWVDAADGRTFATHDPATGNEITRVAHGGPEDVDRAVAAARRTFDDGAWATMKPREREQILWRIGDLLDAKAELFGQIEALDNGKSVAIATAVDVAWAADVFRYYAGWATKIEGSTVNVSMPFAGDKQFHAYTQRVPVGVCGQIIPWNFPLLMAAWKLGPALATGNTLVLKPAEQTPLTALLLGEICQEAGVPDGVVNIITGFGDAGAAISAHDDVDKVAFTGSTEVGRLIVDAAKGNLKKVSLELGGKSANIVFADCDWDAAVAGSVAAWMFNHGQACTAGTRLYVEDSIYEEFTQAVADAASQATIGHGLDPDTVLGPVVDQDQFDKVSYYLRAGIEDGGRTLTGGARHGDTGFFIQPTVFVDVKPEDRVVREEIFGPVVSALRFSDVDDAVRQANDSMYGLAAGIWTKDLSKAHHVASRLQAGSVWVNQYNGFDTAMPFGGFKQSGWGRELGAGALDLYTQTRSVNIQL
- a CDS encoding NDMA-dependent alcohol dehydrogenase: MKTKAAVLFDTNKPFEIIELDLDDPGPGEVLIKYTAAGLCHSDLHLSDGSLPPRFPIVGGHEGAGVIEAVGEGVTKVEPGDHVVCSFIPNCGVCRYCSTGRQSLCDMGATILDGHMPDGTFRFHSGGEDFGAMCMLGTFSERSVISQHSVVKVDDWLPLDKAVLVGCGVPSGWGTSVYAGGVRQGDTVVIYGIGGLGINAVQGAVHSGARHVVVVDPVQFKRDEALKFGATHAFASAAEAHAEVEKLTWGQMADQALILVGTLEEEVVSSAFDVIGKGGTVVITGMGSMTDKTVQVNGTMMALFGKTIKGTLFGSANPQYDIVKLLRLYDEGKLKLDELITTTYTLDEVNQGYQDLQDGKIMRGVIIHDS